Proteins encoded together in one Vigna angularis cultivar LongXiaoDou No.4 chromosome 5, ASM1680809v1, whole genome shotgun sequence window:
- the LOC108340379 gene encoding uncharacterized protein LOC108340379 isoform X4 — protein MHDLVRDVAHIIAKNENKMIKCEEQKDVIVEKNSIRYLWCVKFPKDLDCSNLEFLFLRTKMKELDGIFERMGVLKVLILVNDEDGKTPLSTVSFNTLTNLRDLLISNWELSDFSFLGGMKNLQSLSLFNCLLPSFPELKTSVAITPTTLKLLELNECDIKVKNFEVVKRIPLLEELYIIDIEGQWYANSEDNIEFFKTFSVPETLQRYGIVLGSRYFDGGNFKVFSSHHRTLLLNYFDVSNEVMKGLAKNAKDLFVSNIHGGAKSIIPDIFQIEGGCLNELNTLEIRDSEELECLIITSSHSSEVATLLSNLHTLKIDCMENLKAIWHCFLPVNGPFKNLEKLDLSVCPRLTSLFTYVVARSLVQLKILKISRCDELKHIVADDDKTGKGQDEFTTGHPVQVFQNLQEVEVYSCPELKHIFPANIVGGLTQLKVLEIKECDMLDQIISDIVPLTDQDRKEELDEILEEGTLSNLASLKITCCGNLDSIFTASIAKTLTSLEELYIHGCKSLKDIVTHKRVNKNQEEIIVEDEHDCQSDISIFQSLKKLHISECDLLEGIFPVSFVGELNDITNKEDADLKDFSSRNNTQIELPALQVLELDHIRDRIIVGSYNVICPSLRTLSLDIGRYVGFFNINCSTDASEATKRDFIAIKISNLDFVSPVESVEECLSKQPHGLNLIMIHNIREIELKGFDKARYLFKLSIASSLMLEILRITECDGLEYIIDTDDEYGKENMKAIFPNLKELYVYKCFRLKYMFGQYHEANKDYKEIHVQFSALEILSLHDLPNFVSICSTNTLTVTWPSLKNFHCYSCFYPFYGSINCLTIITSTKDPKGILNHFLTLQTLGIWSSGLECIFFLNGHEMTEQQVSLRLRYLSLEYLPQMTYIWVGPKNSFTLQHLTTLKIRGCGKLEVIFPSCVLRSLPELKSLTISECMELKQIVGCEKEESKNSFTFPNLKRLEIFGCPKLEVIFSKYVLRCLPELNLLQIRKCEKLKQIIEEDKKLSNHISPQPCFPKLEALYVGHCHKMKRLFSGSASNDLPNLHLLIINGAFELEDLVGCEQGNCDEIGNTKAELPKIKLLIFMHLSNFHLDTHLSNLKNCVVYNCPKLSFTSTTTLGKLIENFPYEEDFKNTVVERWEFEGIIRLLNEDSTMSGSSEFRSSQETGDIGNESIKAAAEGAKTKSLPNGVEDISIEGGVATHIESSGMDIPALDSNLVEQDDKMNEGKPGIVLSKGIQIEEGLNLLDKQEGIDIVSNNNSDISPASADIRIRLGEYKHFVELDEGQISLLVEAIATYPHLWNACERFSERFQAWRLKILADMLLLLQKESGDNIIPQREKEFHKLCEEAIEVGFESSWVEEMRQRVVARDHKLGEDIAKRQIDENSKRSQAVEQGDGPNKDWEGTSTWKIQNVNSSLEEGSNLVDKEGEIGVVSKDRIVDPRNKEAEEEFALVNSQQTREPCMMNQKKPLGEISQSLEQVAVKETIAKNTNMAASSILSESASSQLDPKVTFQSKSIPHIELAIKHKFVSSSRLSSESLDGEFESLSSEAI, from the exons ATGCATGACTTAGTTCGTGATGTGGCCCACATAATAGCAAAAAATGAGAATAAGATGATCAAGTGTGAAGAGCAAAAAGATGTTATAGtggaaaaaaattcaatcagATATCTATGGTGTGTGAAATTTCCAAAGGATTTGGATTGCTCAAAtcttgagtttttatttttacggACAAAGATGAAAGAACTTGATGGGATTTTCGAAAGAATGGGAGTGCTCAAAGTTTTGATTCTTGTCAATGATGAGGATGGAAAAACTCCATTGTCAACAGTATCTTTCAATACATTAACAAATCTTCGAGATCTATTAATTTCCAATTGGGAATTGAGCGACTTCTCATTTTTAGGCGGTATGAAAAATCTTCAAAGTCTCTCGTTATTTAATTGTTTACTGCCTTCATTTCCTGAATTAAAAACCAGTGTTGCAATTACACCAACAACCTTAAAATTGTTAGAGTTGAATGAATGCGACATTAAAGTGAAGAATTTTGAAGTGGTGAAGAGAATCCCGCTTTTGGAAGAGTTGTACATTATAGATATTGAAGGACAATGGTATGCTAACAGTGAAGACAATATTGAATTCTTTAAGACGTTTAGTGTACCCGAAACTCTACAAAGGTATGGAATTGTATTAGGATCTCGTTATTTTGATGGTGgtaattttaaagtattttcCTCTCATCATAGAACTTTATTACTCAACTATTTTGACGTATCAAATGAGGTAATGAAGGGTTTGGCAAAAAATGCAAAGGATCTATTTGTAAGTAATATTCACGGAGGCGCAAAAAGTATCATCCctgatatatttcaaattgaagGAGGGTGTTTGAATGAGTTGAATACGTTGGAGATACGTGATTCTGAAGAGTTAGAATGTTTGATTATTACTAGTAGTCACTCGAGTGAGGTGGCAACTCTTTTGTCCAACTTGCATACGTTGAAAATCGACTGCATGGAAAATCTAAAAGCTATATGGCATTGTTTTCTACCTGTCAATGGGCCTTTTAAGAACTTAGAGAAGCTGGATTTGAGTGTTTGTCCACGGCTGACTTCTCTCTTCACGTATGTTGTTGCTCGAAGTTTGGtacaattgaaaatattaaaaatatcaagatGTGATGAACTGAAGCACATAGTAGCAGATGATGACAAAACGGGAAAAGGTCAGGATGAATTCACCACAGGGCATCCTGTACAAGTCTTCCAAAATCTTCAGGAAGTAGAGGTATATAGCTGTCCagaattaaaacatatattccCAGCCAACATTGTTGGAGGCTTAACTCAATTGAAAGTTCTCGAGATAAAAGAATGTGACATGTTAGATCAAATAATTTCAGATATTGTTCCCTTAACAGACCAGGATAGAAAAGAAGAACTTGATGAAATACTTGAGGAAG GAACTTTATCCAACCTTGCAAGCCTTAAGATAACATGTTGCGGGAATTTAGACTCAATTTTTACAGCATCTATTGCTAAGACCTTGACTTCTTTGGAAGAATTGTACATACATGGGTGCAAAAGTTTGAAAGATATAGTAACTCACAAAAGGGTCAATAAAAATCAGGAGGAAATCATTGTTGAGGATGAGCATGATTGTCAGAGTGATATTTCAATCTTCCAAAGTTTGAAAAAGCTACATATCAGTGAATGTGACTTATTGGAGGGTATATTCCCCGTTTCTTTTGTTGGAGAATTGAATgatataacaaataaagaggATGCTGATTTGAAAGACTTCTCTAGTCGAAATAATACTCAAATTGAGCTTCCTGCTTTACAAGTACTTGAACTTGATCATATTAGGGATAGAATAATTGTTGGTAGTTATAATGTGATATGTCCGTCTTTAAGAACACTATCATTGGATATTGGGAGATATGTTGGGTTTTTCAACATAAATTGTTCAACAGATGCTTCAGAAGCTACAAAAAGAGATTTTATTGCAATCAAG ATATCGAACTTGGATTTTGTTTCCCCGGTTGAAAGTGTTGAAGAATGTCTTTCAAAACAACCACATGGTTTGAACTTGATTATGATACACAATATTAGAGAGATTGAACTGAAAGGCTTTGATAAGGCAAGGTACCTTTTTAAACTGTCCATTGCATCATCATTGATGTTGGAAATTTTGAGAATTACGGAATGTGATGGACTTGAGTACATTATAGACACTGATGATGAATATGGCAAAGAGAATATGAAGGCTATCTTTCCTAACTTAAAAGAGCTATATGTGTATAAATGTTTCCGGTTGAAATATATGTTTGGCCAATATCACGAAGCTAATAAGGATTATAAGGAGATTCATGTTCAATTCTCAGCATTGGAAATACTCTCTCTTCATGATCTACCAAACTTTGTTAGCATTTGTTCTACCAACACTCTCACTGTGACGTGGCCATCTTTGAAGAACTTTCATTGTTACAGTTGTTTCTATCCCTTTTATGGTTCTATTAATTGTTTGACGATTATCACAAGTACGAAG GATCCAAAAGGGATTCTAAACCATTTCCTCACTTTGCAAACTCTAGGCATATGGAGTTCTGGACTAGAAtgtatttttttccttaatgGACATGAAATGACTGAGCAACAAGTGAGTTTAAGGTTAAGGTATTTGTCGTTGGAATATCTACCTCAAATGACTTATATTTGGGTGGGTCCCAAGAATTCATTTACTCTCCAACATCTTACCACATTAAAAATAAGGGGATGTGGAAAGTTGGAAGTAATCTTTCCTTCCTGTGTTTTAAGAAGCTTACCAGAGTTGAAGAGCCTAACCATATCAGAATGCATGGAACTGAAGCAGATTGTAGGGTGTGAAAAAGAAGAATCAAAGAATTCTTTTACCTTTCCAAATCTTAAAAGATTAGAAATATTTGGATGTCCAAAATTAGAAGTAATATTTTCGAAGTATGTTTTAAGATGCTTACCAGAGTTGAATCTTCTGCAGATCAGAAAATgcgaaaaattaaaacaaataattgaagAGGATAAAAAATTGTCTAATCATATTTCTCCTCAACCATGCTTTCCAAAACTAGAAGCGCTGTATGTTGGACATTGCCACAAGATGAAAAGATTATTCTCTGGATCTGCATCTAATGACCTTCCCAATCTTCATCTTTTGATCATAAATGGAGCCTTTGAACTAGAAGATCTTGTTGGATGTGAACAAGGAAATTGTGACGAGATAGGAAATACTAAAGCTGAGCTTCCAAAAATCAAACTTCTAATATTTATGCATCTTTCAAACTTCCACCTAGATACTCATTTGTCGAATTTAAAGAATTGTGTTGTCTACAATTGTCCAAAACTCTCTTTCACTTCAACAACTACTCTTGGGAAGCttattgaaaattttccttATGAAGAAG aTTTTAAAAACACTGTAGTTGAAAGATGGGAGTTTGAGGGCATCATAAGATTATTGAATGAAGATTCGACTATGAGCGGTAGCAGTGAGTTCCGTTCATCACAG GAGACTGGGGATATAGGAAATGAGAGTATTAAAGCTGCAGCAGAGGGAGCTAAGACAAAATCTTTGCCAAATGGTGTTGAAGACATTAGCATTGAAGGTGGTGTTGCAACTCACATTGAGTCTAGTGGCATGGACATACCTGCACTAGATTCAAATCTTGTTGAACAAGATGATAAGATGAATGAAGGAAAGCCAGGAATAGTGTTAAGTAAAGGAATCCAAATAGAAGAAGGGTTGAATCTGTTGGATAAACAAGAGGGAATAGATATTGTTTCGAACAACAACAGTGATATTTCTCCag CTTCTGCAGATATCCGTATAAGATTGGGAGAATATAAACATTTTGTTGAACTGGATGAGGGACAAATTTCTCTTCTGGTGGAGGCAATAGCAACATATCCTCATCTTTGGAATGCTTGTGAGAGGTTTAGTGAGCGCTTTCAAGCTTGGAGGTTGAAAATTTTGGCAGATATGTTGTTGCTCCTTCAGAAGGAAAGTGGGGATAATATCATTCCTCAAAGAGAAAAAGAGTTCCATAAACTATGTGAAGAAGCTATTGAAGTTGGATTTGAGAGTTCATGGGTAGAAGAAATGCGTCAACGTGTTGTGGCGAGGGATCATAAGCTGGGAGAGGACATTGCTAAGAGACAAATAGATGAAAATTCTAAGAG GTCCCAGGCTGTTGAACAAGGTGATGGGCCTAATAAAGACTGGGAAGGAACTTCTACGTGGAAGATCCAAAATGTTAACAGTAGCTTGGAAGAAGGTTCTAACTTGGTTGATAAAGAAGGTGAAATAGGTGTTGTTTCTAAAGACCGCATTGTGGATCCGAGAAATAAAGAAGCAGAGGAGGAATTT GCATTGGTGAACTCGCAACAGACTCGTGAACCGTGTATGATGAACCAGAAAAAACCACTTGGTGAAATTTCTCAG AGTCTTGAGCAAGTTGCTGTAAAGGAAACCATAGCAAAGAACACCAATATGGCAGCTTCATCAATTCTTTCTGAATCCGCCAGCTCTCAGTTGGACCCAAAAGTTACTTTCCAAAGTAAATCCATTCCACAT